Below is a genomic region from Dyella terrae.
CCGGCCTGGAAGTGGCCCGCGCCCAGAAGAAAAAGCTGCTCATTGCCACGGCCACCGTGGCCCTGCAGGAGCAGCTGGTCAACCGCGACATCCCGCTGTATCTCAAGCTCAACGAGCGCGAGGCGAAAGTCGCGCTGGCGAAGGGGCGTGGCCGGTACCTGTGCCCGCGCAACCTCGCCATGGCGCGCAACAGCCTGCAGGACTCCGGCCAGATGGGCCTGGGCTTCGATGCGGACCTTGCCCTGTGGAGCAAACCGCCCGCCGAGCGCGACAAGCAGGCCCTGTCCAAGCTGGCGGGTGCCTTCGATCGCGGTGAGTGGGACGGCGATATCGACAACGCGCCGGAAGCACCAGGCGACATGCTGCGCGCGATGATCACCACCAGCGCCGGTGGTTGCACCGGCCGCAAGTGCGGGCAGTTCATGGCGTGCCCGTTCTTCGCCGCGCGCCGCGCGGTCGGCGATGCCGAAATCATTGTCGCCAACCAGGACCTGGTACTGGCCGACCTCACCATGCCGCGCGAGGAAGACGGTTTCGGTGGCGTGATTCTGCCCAAGCCCGAGGAAGTGCTCTACATCTTCGACGAAGGGCACCACGTCCCGTCCAAGGCCATCGATCGCGGCGCGGCGGATGTACACATCAATTTTGCGGTGCGCTCGCTTTCCAAACTGGGCCGCCAGATCCACGCCGCGTATTCGCTGACCGACAAGGAAGTGATCGGCAAGCTCACGCTCGATGCCGGTGACGAAAAGCTTCAAGAGCTGAGCGATGCGCTGGAGGAACTGGAGAAGGACATCCGCATGTCCTGGATCCCCTCCCACGACGATGACGAGCCCATGTACCGCGGCTCGCTAGGCCAGCTGCCGGAGCAGTGGGTGGAGCACGCGCGCGTGCTCTATGTTTTTACGGGCGAGATCGAACGCTGGCTCGGTGCCGTGCGCCGTGCCGTGACGGAAATGACCGAAGGCGGTCCAACGCAGGAGGCGCTGTCGCGCGAGCTGGGCATGGCGCTGGAGCGTATCGACCGCCAGGTGCGCACCTGGCGAGCATGGTCCAGCGAGGATCGTGAAGGCGTGCCGCCGCTGGCGCGCTGGGTCACGCTCTCCACCGACCAGCAGCTTGTGTGCCATGCCTCGTCGGTATCGGCCGGCGGCCTGTTGCGACAGGTGCTGTGGGACAACGCAAGCGCCGTGGTGATGACATCGGCCACGCTGAGCGCGGGCGGCAATTTCCGTGGCTTCGCCGATGCGGTTGGCCTGCCGAACGACGCCGTCACCTTGAGCCTCCCGTCGCCCTTCGATCTCGCTTCGCAAGCGCGCCTGGAAGTCCCTGCCTTGCGCGCGTTGCCGGATGCGCGCGAAGAGCACGCGCAGGAGATCAGCGACTGGCTGGCCAGGAACCTCGACTGGACGGCCGGCAACCTGGTGCTGTTCACCTCGCGCGCCAAGCTCGACCGCGTCCTGCAGAAGCTCCCGATCGAGTTCGTCCGCAAGGTGCGTGCGCAAGGTTCCCTGGGCAAAACGCAGCTGGTCGCCGAGCACATCGCTGACGTTGAAGCCGGCAAGGGCAGCACCTTGTTCGGGCTGGCCTCGTTCGGCGAAGGCCTGGACTTGCCGGGCAAGCTCTGCGAAACCGTGGTGATCACCCAGTTGCCCTTTGCGGTGCCGACCGATCCGGTGGGTGCCACTTATGCCGAGTGGCTGGAATCACGCGGCCGCAATCCGTTCATCGAAGTCACGGTGCCGGACGCGACGCGCGTTCTTACCCAGTACTGCGGGCGTTTGATCCGTACGGAAACCGATCACGGCCGCATCGTGCTGCTTGATCGCCGCGTGGTGCTGAAGCGCTATGGCGAGCGCATGCTGCGTGCGTTGCCGCCGTTCGAGCGTGTCATCGAACGCACCTGAGGATGTGCCTATACTGGCGCCATCTCACCCGGAGCTGCCGCCATGCTGGTGTTGATCCTCGGTCTCGTGCTGTTCCTCGGCACCCATTCCATCCGCATCTTCGCTGACGGCTGGCGTACGCAGCAGCTGGCCAGGCGCGGCGAGCTGGGATGGAAAGCCGTCTATTCGATCGTCTCGATCATCGGCTTCATCCTGATCGTTTACGGGTTCGGCCTCGCGCGCCAGCATCCGACGCTGCTCTACGTGCCGCCGATGTGGCTGCGCCATCTCAATGGGCTCTTTACGCTGATCGCGTTCATCCTGGTCGCGGCCGCCTATGTCCCGGGAAACCGCATCAAGCAGCGCCTGGGCCATCCCATGCTGGCGGGCGTGAAGACCTGGGCCTTCGGCCATCTGCTCGCCACCGGCATGCTGCACGACGTCGTGCTGTTTGGTGCCTTTCTGATCTGGGCGGGCGTGGACTTCATGGTCTCGCGCCGGCGCGACCGGGCGATGGGTATCGTTTACCCGGCAGGTACGCTGGGCCGCGATATCGTGACCCTCGTGGTGGGTGTCGTCGGCTGGGCCATCTTCGCCTTCGCGCTGCACGCGTGGCTGATCGGCGTCAAACCGATGTAAGCGGCGCGGCGAGCCTCAGGGCGGGCTCGCCAGTTCCTTCGCATCGAGGAAGTCATCGCCGTTGCGGTCGAGGCGGTGGAACTGCCGCCGCAGGTTGGCCTGGTACTTTTCCAGCGTAATCGGTTGGCCGTGGCCGCCTGGCAGCTCGTCGGCATCGATCACGCCGTTACCGTTGACATCCATGCGCCGGAATCCGGCGCTCATGTATGCCACGTACTCGGCCTCGCTGATCTTGCCGTCGTGGTTGGCATCCATGCGCGCCAGGTATTCGGCCGGCGTGCGCGGATAGTCCTGCGCGCTGGCGAGCAGGGGCAGCGCCAGCAGCAGGCACGCCGTGAAACCGCGCATCAACGACCGCCGTGGATGCCGATGAACTGCAGGAACTCACTGCGGGTACGGGCATCGTCGCGGAAGGCGCCGAGCATCTGGCTGGTGACCATGGACACGCCGCGCTTGTGCACGCCGCGCGTGGTCATGCATTCGTGGCTGGCATCGATCACCACGGCCACGCCGGCCGGATGCAGGTTTTCCTGGATGCACTGCGCGATCTGCGCGGTGAGCTTTTCCTGCACCTGGAAGCGACGGGCGAAAGCATCGACCACGCGCGCCAGCTTGCTGATGCCCACCACGCGATTGGTCGGCAGGTAGCCCACATGCGCGCGGCCGATGATCGGCGCCATGTGGTGTTCGCAATGGCTTTCGAACTCGATGTCGCGCAGCACGACCATTTCGTCGTAACCGGCTACTTCCTCAAAGGTGCGGCGCAGGTATTCACCCGGGTCGACCTGGTAGCCCGAGAACCAGTCGCGGTAGGCCTTGACCACGCGCTTGGGCGTATCGAGCAGGCCTTCGCGGCTCGGGTCCTCGCCGGACCAGCGCAGCAGCACGCGCACGGCTTCCTCGGCCTGTTCGCGGGTTACTTCGGTGGATGCGGGCTGCTCGGTCATGGGTTTTCCTTCGAATGGGGTACTCGTGGGCCTTTCAGTGTACCGCCGACGTCAAGCCTGGGTTTCCGGCTCGTCGTCGGGTGCCTCGTCGGGGGCGGGCAGGGCGTCGTCGAACAGCTGCACGCTTTCCTCGCCCGACAACTGCTCCACGCCGCGCAGTTTGCGCTCGATGGTACGGCTCTTTTTGCCGGCATCGCCAATGCTGCGGCTGACCGTATTGATCTGCTTTTCGGCCTTTTCGAGAATCGTGGCGAACTTGCCGAATTCCGTCTTCACCGCGCCAAGCAGGGTCCAGACCTCGCTGCTGCGCTTGGCGATGGCCAGCGTGCGGAAGCCCATCTGCAGGCTGTTGAGCAGGGCCGTGAGCGTGGTGGGGCCGGCGACCGTGATGTGGAAGTCGCGCTGCAGGTTCTCGAACAGGCCCGGGCGACGGATCACTTCCGCGTAAAGCCCTTCGGTGGGCAGGAACAGCACGGCAAAGTCGGTGGTATGCGGCACCGCCACGTACTTGCTGCGAATGCGCTTGGCTTCTTCGCGCACGCGAAGTTCCAGTGCACGGCCAGCTTGCGCGGCAGCATCGGCATCGGCCGCCTCCTGGGCATCGAGCAGGCGCTGGTAATCCTCCACCGGGAACTTGGCGTCGATCGGCAGGAAGACCGGCGATTCGCCATTCGGCCCCGGCATGCGCACGGCGAATTCCACGCGCTCGCTGCTGCCCGGCACCGTGGCCACATTGGACTCGTACTGCTCGATGGTGAGCATCTGTTCGAGCAAGGTGCCCAGCTGCACTTCGCCGAGAATGCCGCGCGTTTTCACGTTGGTAAGCACGCGCTTGAGATCGCCCACGCCGGTGGCCAGGCTCTGCATTTCGCCGAGGCCGCGCTGCACGGCTTCCAGGCGTTCGGAGACCAGCTTGAACGACTGGCCAAGGCGCGTTTCCAGCGTGGTCTGCAGCTTCTCGTCGACCGTGGCGCGCATCTGTTCGAGCTTGGCCGCGTTGTCGTCCTGCAGCGCTTTGAGCTTGGTTTCCAGCGTCGTGCGCACTTCGCCGAGGCGTTTTTCGTTGTCCAGCGTGAGCGTGGCAAGGCTTTTCTGCAGCTGCTCGCCGAAATGCTTGACGGTAAGCGTGAGCTCTTCGCGATTGGTGCGCGCGTCGTCGGTGAGGCGCTGGCGCAGCGATTCCAGGCTCTGGTTGGTGCGCTCGGTCAACGCATCCAGGCGCACGCCGAAGCCTTCGATGCGCTCATGCTGTTGCGTGCCCAGCGCACCGAGCTGCGTATGCAACTGGCCGCGGAACTGTTCGAGCGTCTGTCCCAGTTCGCTGCGGCCGGCGCGATGTTCCTGGCCGAGCGTCTCGCGCAGATGCCGGTTGTCGTCGCGCAACGTGTCCAGTCGCGCATTCATCTCGCCGTCGCCGCGTTGCCGCGTCAGCGCGATGACCTGCAGCGCAAGCACTGCCAGCACGGCAAGGATGAGGACAATCAGCAGGATTTCGGTCAGCGACATGGTGGTTCCACAGGCAAGGCAGCCATCAGTGTACGCGCGGCCGTCTCAGCAAACGGGACGGGACGCGCCCGCGCTCACCAGACGCGACAGAACACCGCTTTGAGGTAACGTCCTTCCGGCACATCGCTGCGCACCGGGTGATCCGTGCCGGCGCCGCGCACTTCAAGCACCTGGATCTCGCGTCCGGCATTGAGTGCCACGCGACGAAGCATCTCCAGGAAATCGCCTTCGCTGACCAGGCCCGTGCACGAACAGGTCAACAGCAGCCCGCCCGGCGGAATCACATCGAGCGCGAGGCGGTTCATCGCGAAGTACTTCTTCAGCGCATCCATCACCCGGTTGCGGTCACGCGTGAGCTTGGCCGGATCGAGCACCACCGCATCGTAGGTTTCGCCGTTGGCGACCGCGTTGCGCAGCCAGTCGAAGATGTCGGCCTGGTCGAACCGGGCGGACACGTTGTTGGCGGCGGCATTGGCGCGGGCGATTTCGAGGATGCCGGCGTCCATGTCGACACCGACGGCTTCGGTCGCTCCACCGGCCATGGCATGCACGGCAAAACCGCCGGCGTTGCAGCACAGATCGAGCACGCGGCGACCGCGTGCCAGCTCGGCGAAGCGGCGGCGGTTGTCGCGCTGGTCAGCGAAAAAGCCCGTCTTGTGGCCATAACCCGGCGCGGCGTGGAACCGCAGGCCATGCTCGTGCACCTCCACCGGCTGCGGTGGCTCGGCCGAGCGGCAGTCGAAGGATTCCTGCTTCTGCACATGGGTTTCGGCGAACCAGTACAGGCGCGCACCGGGGAAGTGTTGCAGCAGGGCCGCGTGGATGGCCTCGCGGAACTTCCACATGCCGGCGGCAAAGTACTCGATGACCAGGATGTCGGCGTAGCGATCGACGATCAGGCCGGAGAGCCCGTCGCCTTCGCTGTGCACGACGCGCCAGGCATCGGTGTCCTTGTCCAGCTCGAGCCAGTCACGGCGCAGTTCCACGGCACGCGCGATGCGTGCGGCGATCCAGTCACCGTCGATGGCTTCTTCCGGGTCCTGCGTCAGCAGGCGCAGCGCGATGCGCGCATGGCCGTTCCAGAAGCCGCGGCCGACGAAGCGGTCCTTGGCATCGACCACGTCCACCACGCTGCCGGGCGGCAGGCGGCCTTCGGGTTTCTGGATCTGGGCCGACCAGACCCACGGGTGGCCGGGGGTGCGGTCGGAACGGAGACGGATGACGGGGAGGGGCGAGGCAGGGGTGTTCATCCCTCGCATGATACCGGGTAAGGGTTGCGGGCGCCCTTGGGCCGCCTCGCAACCCCCGGATTCCTTACCGGAACCGCAGCACCAGCCAGGACAGCAGGGCCAGCAGGTTAAGCCCGATCCGGGACACCGACGGCCCGGCCAGCGCGAGCACGAAGCCTTGCGAGCCCACATGCCAGTCCAGGCCCAGGTGCGGCGACGTCGATACGGTGGCGAAGATGTTGATGAAAGCGCCGCAATGCAGGGCGTAGCTGAAGATCGGCGTGGCGACCAGTGGCAGCTGCATCAGCTGGGCGACGCGTGAGTAGGTGACGCCGCGCTCGCTGTTCTCCAGCAGAAGCACGCCGGCGACCATCACGAAGCTGTACACGAACAGGCCGATGAGGGCGAGGATCGAGTCCTGGGTCGAGCCCAGCGGAAACAGGCGGCGAAGCATGATCACCATGCCGTAGAAACCGCCGGCGACTTCGAGCACGCCAATGATCTTGAACAGGAGGGAACGCACGCGGCTCTACCCGTGGGAAAAGTGCGCAGCTTACCGGAGCGACGGCGCAAGTTTGCATGGCCGCGTGTGCGCGGCCGCACATCACGCCATCAGGACGCCGCGCGTGTCTTCCACAATGGCGTGCGGCACGAAGCGCGCCGAATCCTGCGTCACCAGCGACTGGTCTTCGCGGATGCCGATGCCGCAGGCGCGATCGCCCACGACCCAGCTGCCGATCAACGGATGGTGATCGCCAAACGCGGGCAAGGGATGCCATGCCTGGCGAATGTAGGGTCCGGCGGTGTAAGGCCCCGGCGTGCTGACCTGCTCGCCATCGGGCAGGTGCATCGCGATGTTGGCGCCTTCGCGCGAGAACACCGGCTTGCGCACCCAGCCGGCCGGCAGGCGGCTGCCATCGTCAAAGAACGCCGGCAGCAGGTTCGGATGCTCCGGATGCTTCTGCCACAGCAGGGGCAGGATGCCCTTGTTGCTGAGGATGGCCTTCCAGGCCGGCTCGATCAGCTGGATGCCCGAGCGCGGCAGGTATTTGCCGAAGTCTTCAACGAACAGGTCTTCCAGCGGATAAAGCTTGAACAGCGCGCCGATCACGCGATCCTGCATGTCCGTATAGCGACCGTCGGCGGTGACGCCGATGTCTTCGATATCCAGCAGCGAGCACTCCACGCCGGCCTGCATCGCGCAATCGCGCAAATAGGCGACGGTGCCCTGGTCTTCGTCCGACTCACGCAGCGCCGCCAGCACGAACGGGCGCCGGATCTGCGTGGCGACGGTGCCAAACGCTTCCACCAGCGACTCGTAGATGGAGTTGTACTGGTCGGCGTTGGCCGGCAGGTGGCCGGTATGCAGCCGGTCTTCCAGCCATTGCCACTGGAAGAACGCCGCCTCGAACAACGAGGTGGGCGTGTCGTAATTGAGCTCGTACAGCTTGGCCGGGCCGAAGCCGTCGTAGGCGAGGTCCATGCGGCCGTAGAGATGCGGCTGGCGCTCGCGCCAGCTTTGCGCGATCCAGTCCCAGAAGGCTTCGGGAATCGCCAGCGTGCGCAGGTGCTGCTCGCTGTTCACGACCTCGTCGACGAGGTCCATCGCCATCGCGTGCAGTTCGCCGGTCGGCGCTTCGAGGTCGTCCTCGATCTGCCGCAGCGTGAACGCGTAATAGGCGCTTTCGTCCCAGTAGGGCACCCCGTCGATCGTGTGGAAATCAAAGCCGGACGCGTTGGCCTTGTCGCGCCAGTCCGGTCGTGCGGGAATCGCCAGACGTCGCATCAGCCGCCCGCGCTCCGCGAGCCGAAGGACGAGCCGAAACCGCCGCGGGTGACCGTCATGGCGCGATCGGGTGTCGCGGTGACAGGCACCATCTTCGCGCCGGCGCGCGAGCCGCTGTAAACGCCCGATGCGCCGCCCGTGCCCGGATCCGGCCGCTGCCAGGCACCGGCGCTGTTGCGCCAGGCCGGCCCGCTGTTGAAACCGGCCATGGGCGAGCCGTTGCGCATCATCTGCGAGATGAAGAAGCCCGCCATCATCGGCCCGAAGAACGAATGGCCGCCGCTGTCCTTCTGCTCGGCGCAGCGGTCCCAGTCGTAGTTCTTGGCGCATTCCTCGCGGCTGGCGAACTGCGGTGCGTCCTTGGCCGCTTCCGCCTGGGACTTGTCGAAGGCCTGCTGGCAGGTGGCGCGGTCGCCCGTCTGGGCCGCGCAGCTGTCCACCGAGGTGAACAAGCCCTCGCGGGTGAGGTCCTCATCGCCCTGGCAGGCGGTGAGCAGCAACGGCGTGGCGCTCATCAAGAGCAAGGCGGCGGTGCGGGATCGCTTCATGGCGCAAGTTCCTGCGAATCAGACGGCAAGCATGCCTGTTTCCCGGGTGGCCGAAAAGGCCTCAACCGGCGCCCAGTTCATCCGCCAGCTCGTGCAGATCATCCACGTGCTGCTCCCACCAGCGCGACTCCCCGGCAAAGGGGAAGGCCGCCGGGAACGCCGGGTCATGCCAGCGCGAGGCGATCCAGCCGGCGTAATGAACCTGCCGCATGGCGCGCAGGGCCGGGACCAGGGCCAGCTGGGTGCGGTCGAAGTCGCGAAACTGCTCGTAACCGTCCAGCAAGGAGTCCATGGCCGCCTCGTCGTTGGCCAGCATCCACAGGTCCTGCACGGCCGGGCCGCTGCGCGCGTCGTCCAGGTCGACGAAATGCGGGCCCTCGTCCGTCCACAGCACATTGCCGGGGTGGCAGTCGCCGTGAAGGCGGATCGTCTGCACCGGGCCGACCGCCTCGAAACGCGCCGCCACGGCTTCATCCACCCGCTGCGCCGCCACGGCATAACGGGCATGCACGCCCGGCGGCACGAGTGGCGAAGCCATCACGGCCTGCATGGGCTGCGCAATCAGCGTCGCGCGATCGACCTTGCCGCGATGCTCGAACGGCTTGCGTGCACCGATGGCATGCATGCGTGCCATCAACCGCCCCAGCCATTCCAGTTGCTCGGGTGATTCCAGTGACGGCGCCCGCCCGCCACGACGCGGTGCCAGCGCAAAGCGGTAGCCACCGTGATGAAACAGCGTGCGCCCCGACAGCGCCAGCGGCGCCACCATAGGCCACTCGGCGTCCACCAGCTCGGCAGCAAACGCGTGTTCTTCGAGAATCGCCGCGTCGGTCCATCGGCCGGGGCGATAGAACTTCGCCACCACCGGCGTACTGTCCTCGATGCCGACTTGCCACACGCGGTTTTCGTAGCTGTTGAGTGGCAAGAGCCGCCCGTCGGGCCACAGGCCGCAGGCCGTGACGGCATCGAGCACCAGGTCGGGTGTCAGGTCGGCGTAGGGCGCCTGCTCGCTCACTTGCCGGCGACCACGCGCGCGGGAATCACCGCCATGGTGATGCGCGAAATGCACACCAGCTCACCCGTTTCGGTTTCGATGCGGATTTCCCACACCTGCGTGGTGCGACCGAGATGGATCTTGCGCGCCGTGCCGATCACCGTGCCTTCGCGCACGCCACGGACATGGTTCGCATTGATATCCAGGCCCACTGCCACTTCCTGCGCCGGATCGAGCGTGAGCATCGCCGCGGTGCTGCCCAGCGTCTCGGCCAGCACCACCGACGCGCCGCCATGCAGCAGGCCATACGGCTGGTGCGTGCGGTGATCGACCGGCATGGAGCCCTGGATCCAGTCCTCGCCCACGGCGGTAAAGCGGATACCCAGCGTCTCCATCATGGTGTTCGCGCTCCAGCCGTTGATGCGCGTGAGGTCGGTGTCCTGCTTCCAGATGGCCATGCTTGATCTCCTGCAAAGGACC
It encodes:
- the dinG gene encoding ATP-dependent DNA helicase DinG, with product MLTDDTKDAIRTAYARLKEGLPGFRARASQGKMIAEVAKALAEPGGAAVIEAPTGTGKSMAYLIAGLEVARAQKKKLLIATATVALQEQLVNRDIPLYLKLNEREAKVALAKGRGRYLCPRNLAMARNSLQDSGQMGLGFDADLALWSKPPAERDKQALSKLAGAFDRGEWDGDIDNAPEAPGDMLRAMITTSAGGCTGRKCGQFMACPFFAARRAVGDAEIIVANQDLVLADLTMPREEDGFGGVILPKPEEVLYIFDEGHHVPSKAIDRGAADVHINFAVRSLSKLGRQIHAAYSLTDKEVIGKLTLDAGDEKLQELSDALEELEKDIRMSWIPSHDDDEPMYRGSLGQLPEQWVEHARVLYVFTGEIERWLGAVRRAVTEMTEGGPTQEALSRELGMALERIDRQVRTWRAWSSEDREGVPPLARWVTLSTDQQLVCHASSVSAGGLLRQVLWDNASAVVMTSATLSAGGNFRGFADAVGLPNDAVTLSLPSPFDLASQARLEVPALRALPDAREEHAQEISDWLARNLDWTAGNLVLFTSRAKLDRVLQKLPIEFVRKVRAQGSLGKTQLVAEHIADVEAGKGSTLFGLASFGEGLDLPGKLCETVVITQLPFAVPTDPVGATYAEWLESRGRNPFIEVTVPDATRVLTQYCGRLIRTETDHGRIVLLDRRVVLKRYGERMLRALPPFERVIERT
- a CDS encoding NnrU family protein, with amino-acid sequence MLVLILGLVLFLGTHSIRIFADGWRTQQLARRGELGWKAVYSIVSIIGFILIVYGFGLARQHPTLLYVPPMWLRHLNGLFTLIAFILVAAAYVPGNRIKQRLGHPMLAGVKTWAFGHLLATGMLHDVVLFGAFLIWAGVDFMVSRRRDRAMGIVYPAGTLGRDIVTLVVGVVGWAIFAFALHAWLIGVKPM
- a CDS encoding EF-hand domain-containing protein, whose translation is MRGFTACLLLALPLLASAQDYPRTPAEYLARMDANHDGKISEAEYVAYMSAGFRRMDVNGNGVIDADELPGGHGQPITLEKYQANLRRQFHRLDRNGDDFLDAKELASPP
- the folE gene encoding GTP cyclohydrolase I FolE, encoding MTEQPASTEVTREQAEEAVRVLLRWSGEDPSREGLLDTPKRVVKAYRDWFSGYQVDPGEYLRRTFEEVAGYDEMVVLRDIEFESHCEHHMAPIIGRAHVGYLPTNRVVGISKLARVVDAFARRFQVQEKLTAQIAQCIQENLHPAGVAVVIDASHECMTTRGVHKRGVSMVTSQMLGAFRDDARTRSEFLQFIGIHGGR
- the rmuC gene encoding DNA recombination protein RmuC, with protein sequence MSLTEILLIVLILAVLAVLALQVIALTRQRGDGEMNARLDTLRDDNRHLRETLGQEHRAGRSELGQTLEQFRGQLHTQLGALGTQQHERIEGFGVRLDALTERTNQSLESLRQRLTDDARTNREELTLTVKHFGEQLQKSLATLTLDNEKRLGEVRTTLETKLKALQDDNAAKLEQMRATVDEKLQTTLETRLGQSFKLVSERLEAVQRGLGEMQSLATGVGDLKRVLTNVKTRGILGEVQLGTLLEQMLTIEQYESNVATVPGSSERVEFAVRMPGPNGESPVFLPIDAKFPVEDYQRLLDAQEAADADAAAQAGRALELRVREEAKRIRSKYVAVPHTTDFAVLFLPTEGLYAEVIRRPGLFENLQRDFHITVAGPTTLTALLNSLQMGFRTLAIAKRSSEVWTLLGAVKTEFGKFATILEKAEKQINTVSRSIGDAGKKSRTIERKLRGVEQLSGEESVQLFDDALPAPDEAPDDEPETQA
- a CDS encoding class I SAM-dependent rRNA methyltransferase, which produces MNTPASPLPVIRLRSDRTPGHPWVWSAQIQKPEGRLPPGSVVDVVDAKDRFVGRGFWNGHARIALRLLTQDPEEAIDGDWIAARIARAVELRRDWLELDKDTDAWRVVHSEGDGLSGLIVDRYADILVIEYFAAGMWKFREAIHAALLQHFPGARLYWFAETHVQKQESFDCRSAEPPQPVEVHEHGLRFHAAPGYGHKTGFFADQRDNRRRFAELARGRRVLDLCCNAGGFAVHAMAGGATEAVGVDMDAGILEIARANAAANNVSARFDQADIFDWLRNAVANGETYDAVVLDPAKLTRDRNRVMDALKKYFAMNRLALDVIPPGGLLLTCSCTGLVSEGDFLEMLRRVALNAGREIQVLEVRGAGTDHPVRSDVPEGRYLKAVFCRVW
- a CDS encoding glutathionylspermidine synthase family protein, coding for MRRLAIPARPDWRDKANASGFDFHTIDGVPYWDESAYYAFTLRQIEDDLEAPTGELHAMAMDLVDEVVNSEQHLRTLAIPEAFWDWIAQSWRERQPHLYGRMDLAYDGFGPAKLYELNYDTPTSLFEAAFFQWQWLEDRLHTGHLPANADQYNSIYESLVEAFGTVATQIRRPFVLAALRESDEDQGTVAYLRDCAMQAGVECSLLDIEDIGVTADGRYTDMQDRVIGALFKLYPLEDLFVEDFGKYLPRSGIQLIEPAWKAILSNKGILPLLWQKHPEHPNLLPAFFDDGSRLPAGWVRKPVFSREGANIAMHLPDGEQVSTPGPYTAGPYIRQAWHPLPAFGDHHPLIGSWVVGDRACGIGIREDQSLVTQDSARFVPHAIVEDTRGVLMA
- a CDS encoding DUF1190 domain-containing protein; translation: MKRSRTAALLLMSATPLLLTACQGDEDLTREGLFTSVDSCAAQTGDRATCQQAFDKSQAEAAKDAPQFASREECAKNYDWDRCAEQKDSGGHSFFGPMMAGFFISQMMRNGSPMAGFNSGPAWRNSAGAWQRPDPGTGGASGVYSGSRAGAKMVPVTATPDRAMTVTRGGFGSSFGSRSAGG
- a CDS encoding serine/threonine protein kinase; the protein is MSEQAPYADLTPDLVLDAVTACGLWPDGRLLPLNSYENRVWQVGIEDSTPVVAKFYRPGRWTDAAILEEHAFAAELVDAEWPMVAPLALSGRTLFHHGGYRFALAPRRGGRAPSLESPEQLEWLGRLMARMHAIGARKPFEHRGKVDRATLIAQPMQAVMASPLVPPGVHARYAVAAQRVDEAVAARFEAVGPVQTIRLHGDCHPGNVLWTDEGPHFVDLDDARSGPAVQDLWMLANDEAAMDSLLDGYEQFRDFDRTQLALVPALRAMRQVHYAGWIASRWHDPAFPAAFPFAGESRWWEQHVDDLHELADELGAG
- a CDS encoding hotdog fold thioesterase, coding for MAIWKQDTDLTRINGWSANTMMETLGIRFTAVGEDWIQGSMPVDHRTHQPYGLLHGGASVVLAETLGSTAAMLTLDPAQEVAVGLDINANHVRGVREGTVIGTARKIHLGRTTQVWEIRIETETGELVCISRITMAVIPARVVAGK